One part of the Sphingobacterium sp. LZ7M1 genome encodes these proteins:
- a CDS encoding DNA polymerase III subunit gamma/tau has product MDNFIVSARKYRPVTFDSVVGQQHITGTLKNAIHNNQLAQAFLFCGPRGVGKTTCARILAKTINCEHITESNEACGQCDSCKSFQNGNSFSIHELDAASNNSVDDIRSLIDQVRIPPQTGKYKIYIIDEVHMLSQQAFNAFLKTLEEPPSYAIFILATTEKHKILPTILSRCQIFDFNRIKVEDMANHLAGIAEKEAVTYEMDGLHVIAQKADGGLRDALSMFDQIVSFSNKNLTYQAVINNLNILDYDYYFQLMDAIARQDAANTLLIFDKVLNNGFDGGHFIAGLSSHIRNLLVSKEPSTLKLLEVSENVKKRYLEQSQSLSSGLLLSALNIANQCEVNYRSSKNQRLQVELSLLKMCHIASAIQLGAEGLPALAELKKKLPNPGVSPAVANGSGPAAMEKTASQAAQTAAQPAAMPKPAPSTPVSKPAAASSNPVPATDTPKPAAKGWGNIKTSISVPNLNTIFDDKKAEGDDENELVEGNEFYEVTQNGFLSKWNEFAEILRNESKITLYTIMTSNAPVLEGTTIKVEVENMVQMEELKLGKIDMLNYLRVQLRNFSLDIDGVMVEKSKERKPYTSQEKYQAMVAKNPMLDELRKTFDLGLS; this is encoded by the coding sequence ATGGATAATTTCATTGTCTCTGCGCGGAAATATAGGCCGGTCACATTTGACTCGGTGGTAGGGCAGCAACACATTACCGGAACACTTAAGAATGCAATACATAACAACCAGTTAGCTCAGGCATTTCTGTTCTGTGGACCTCGTGGTGTTGGTAAAACTACCTGTGCCCGTATTTTGGCAAAGACAATTAACTGTGAGCATATCACGGAATCGAATGAGGCCTGTGGGCAATGTGATAGCTGTAAGTCTTTCCAGAATGGGAATTCCTTCAGTATCCATGAGCTGGATGCGGCATCCAACAACTCGGTTGACGATATCCGTTCCTTGATCGATCAGGTGAGGATCCCACCTCAAACAGGTAAATACAAGATCTATATCATTGATGAGGTTCACATGCTTTCGCAACAGGCTTTCAATGCTTTTTTGAAAACCTTGGAAGAGCCACCTTCCTATGCGATCTTTATCTTAGCTACCACGGAAAAACATAAAATCCTTCCTACCATTCTTTCCCGTTGTCAAATCTTTGATTTCAACAGGATCAAAGTGGAGGATATGGCGAACCATCTTGCTGGCATTGCGGAAAAAGAAGCGGTGACCTATGAGATGGATGGCCTGCATGTCATTGCGCAGAAAGCTGATGGCGGTCTACGTGATGCACTTTCGATGTTTGACCAGATCGTTAGTTTTTCCAATAAGAACCTGACCTACCAAGCGGTAATCAACAATCTAAATATCTTGGATTATGATTACTACTTCCAATTGATGGATGCCATCGCCAGACAGGATGCTGCCAATACTTTATTGATTTTTGATAAGGTGTTGAACAACGGTTTTGATGGCGGTCATTTTATCGCAGGTTTATCTTCGCACATCCGTAATCTATTGGTGAGCAAGGAGCCAAGTACCTTGAAGTTATTGGAAGTCAGTGAAAACGTGAAGAAAAGATATCTGGAACAATCACAATCGCTTTCCAGCGGTCTGTTGTTATCTGCCTTGAATATCGCAAACCAATGTGAGGTCAATTATCGCAGCAGTAAGAACCAAAGATTGCAGGTGGAGCTTTCCTTGCTGAAAATGTGCCATATTGCGAGTGCAATTCAACTAGGAGCAGAAGGTCTACCAGCATTAGCTGAATTAAAAAAAAAACTCCCTAACCCAGGTGTAAGCCCTGCTGTTGCAAATGGCTCTGGGCCAGCTGCAATGGAGAAAACTGCTTCTCAGGCTGCTCAAACCGCTGCTCAACCTGCGGCAATGCCAAAGCCTGCGCCAAGTACTCCGGTATCCAAGCCGGCAGCTGCAAGTTCAAATCCTGTTCCAGCAACTGATACTCCTAAACCGGCCGCTAAAGGCTGGGGCAATATCAAGACTTCTATTTCCGTACCTAACCTGAATACGATCTTTGACGATAAAAAGGCAGAAGGTGACGATGAAAATGAATTGGTAGAAGGTAATGAATTCTATGAAGTTACCCAGAATGGATTTTTGAGCAAGTGGAACGAATTTGCTGAAATCCTTCGTAACGAGAGCAAGATTACCCTGTACACCATTATGACCTCGAATGCGCCAGTCCTGGAAGGGACGACCATCAAGGTGGAGGTTGAGAACATGGTGCAGATGGAAGAGCTTAAGTTAGGTAAGATCGACATGCTGAATTACCTAAGGGTGCAATTGCGAAACTTCTCCCTGGATATTGACGGGGTGATGGTAGAGAAGTCCAAAGAGCGCAAACCTTATACTTCACAGGAAAAATATCAGGCCATGGTTGCCAAAAACCCGATGCTTGATGAGTTGAGAAAAACATTTGATTTGGGTTTAAGCTAA
- the rlmB gene encoding 23S rRNA (guanosine(2251)-2'-O)-methyltransferase RlmB, translated as MQNFQRRDRSEKRETNQMVFGIRAVMEAIDSGKEIESLFVQRGLSGPLFAEFKALVKEQNVAFQQVPIEKLNRITRKNHQGVIAVISPITYQDIEDLLPTIYEKGETPLLLMLDGVTDVRNMGAIARTAECAGVHAIIVPKKGSAEINPDAIKTSAGALYKIPVCRQDSLGRVAKFLIDSGVQLVVSTEKTKESIYDVDYTTPSCIIMGAEDVGVSDDLIRISDKLAKIPMFGEIESLNVSVSAAVVIYEAVRQRNIS; from the coding sequence ATGCAAAATTTTCAACGTAGGGACAGGTCCGAAAAGCGTGAGACAAATCAGATGGTATTTGGGATCCGTGCTGTCATGGAAGCCATTGATAGTGGAAAAGAAATTGAATCCTTATTTGTTCAACGTGGTCTGTCGGGACCTTTGTTTGCTGAATTCAAAGCTTTAGTAAAAGAGCAGAATGTTGCATTCCAACAGGTACCTATTGAAAAATTAAATAGAATTACGCGCAAGAACCATCAAGGTGTCATCGCCGTGATCTCTCCGATTACGTATCAGGACATTGAAGACCTATTGCCAACGATCTATGAAAAAGGGGAGACTCCTTTGTTGTTGATGTTGGATGGGGTTACCGATGTCAGGAATATGGGAGCGATAGCACGTACAGCGGAATGTGCTGGTGTGCATGCGATCATTGTTCCTAAAAAGGGTTCTGCGGAAATCAACCCTGATGCGATCAAAACTTCAGCCGGTGCTCTTTATAAGATTCCGGTGTGTAGACAGGATTCGCTAGGCCGTGTTGCAAAATTCTTGATTGATTCAGGAGTTCAATTGGTCGTGAGTACAGAAAAAACCAAGGAATCGATCTACGATGTGGATTATACCACGCCAAGCTGTATCATCATGGGTGCAGAGGATGTTGGTGTATCGGATGATTTGATCCGTATATCGGATAAATTAGCTAAGATCCCAATGTTCGGCGAGATTGAATCCCTGAATGTTTCGGTTTCAGCTGCCGTTGTAATTTATGAAGCGGTTAGACAGCGCAATATCTCCTAA
- a CDS encoding HPP family protein, whose protein sequence is MDRLKKSVARHFRVYRYVMYRETLVDFREHFWSFLGAFIGIGLIAFIQSLHFPPLENVFLIGSFGASAVLVYGAIQSPLAQPRNLVGGHVVSAIVGVTIAKVLPDVIWLTAPLAVASSIVAMQFSRTLHPPGGATALIAVSGGAKITELGYLYVLAPVLLGTLILLLVALIFNNITKKRHYPVRYSRLRRSRRKQLKQRFERFKANI, encoded by the coding sequence GTGGATAGACTTAAAAAATCTGTAGCTAGGCATTTTAGGGTATATCGGTATGTGATGTACCGTGAGACCTTGGTGGATTTCAGGGAACATTTCTGGTCCTTTCTGGGTGCCTTTATTGGCATCGGGCTGATTGCTTTTATACAGTCGCTTCACTTTCCTCCTTTAGAAAATGTATTCTTAATAGGCTCCTTTGGAGCCTCTGCTGTTTTAGTTTATGGCGCTATCCAGAGTCCCTTGGCGCAGCCTAGGAACTTGGTTGGTGGACATGTAGTTTCGGCCATCGTTGGGGTGACCATAGCAAAGGTACTGCCGGATGTGATCTGGTTGACAGCTCCTTTAGCTGTAGCTAGCTCTATTGTTGCGATGCAGTTCAGCAGGACCTTGCACCCGCCCGGTGGAGCAACGGCATTGATTGCAGTTAGTGGGGGAGCCAAAATCACGGAATTAGGCTATCTCTATGTCTTAGCGCCAGTCCTGTTGGGGACATTGATCTTGCTGTTGGTGGCATTGATATTTAACAATATCACCAAGAAAAGACATTATCCAGTCCGATATTCCCGATTGAGGAGATCAAGACGAAAGCAATTGAAGCAACGATTTGAAAGATTTAAGGCCAATATTTGA
- a CDS encoding glutamate racemase — translation MKHLTILNGLAIFALSLGSTCYVQAQSPLKIEEAILKDQKNFYYVDFKKYPKSLNNLPIGVFDSGTGGLTVLDALVNFDEHNNRSRSKEKDGVLDFKQENFIYLADQANMPYGNYHSAEKDDLLVEHIIKDFQFLLSNKYYPNYQASKFNSDKEKVKAIVIACNTATAYGYKDAEAFMKKTNLDIPVIGVINAAARGTLALFDKDESGSIAVFATVGTIASGGYERTIKEQIALAGHTGDLQIFNQGGHGVAEAVDEEPDFIKTSANAPRADYRGPSLDNKDYKIDRTLMDIYNFNFDKNQMLCDSKDTEDCTMMQINSSENYIRYHLVSLLEQMRKTEGAKPLKAMVLGCTHYPYLVKEINQVLGELKEYKGNDGAYKYKALIDNEVHIIDPSVFVARELYDALEEQELFNSKGDMLNNSEFYISVPNQDNKSVQLEGGEARFTYDYKYGRKENEIQEYVKVVPFDRGNISDMTLERFRNVIPNTYELMRNFSEGNSKMKGHAEEIRIK, via the coding sequence ATGAAACACCTAACTATCCTAAATGGCCTGGCCATTTTTGCGCTTTCGCTTGGCAGTACATGTTATGTGCAGGCGCAAAGCCCTTTAAAGATCGAGGAAGCCATCTTAAAGGATCAGAAAAACTTTTACTATGTTGATTTCAAGAAATATCCTAAGTCGTTGAACAATCTTCCGATCGGTGTTTTTGATTCCGGTACGGGTGGTTTGACCGTGTTGGATGCACTCGTAAATTTCGATGAACATAACAATCGCTCGAGATCGAAGGAAAAGGATGGCGTGCTTGATTTCAAGCAGGAGAATTTTATCTATTTGGCGGACCAGGCGAATATGCCTTATGGAAATTACCATTCCGCTGAAAAGGATGATCTTCTGGTTGAACATATCATCAAGGATTTTCAGTTCTTGCTTTCGAACAAATATTATCCTAACTATCAGGCTTCAAAATTCAACAGTGATAAGGAAAAGGTGAAGGCAATAGTGATTGCCTGCAATACAGCAACAGCATATGGGTATAAGGATGCTGAAGCCTTTATGAAAAAGACCAATCTTGATATTCCTGTGATCGGTGTCATCAATGCAGCTGCACGAGGAACGTTGGCACTGTTTGATAAAGATGAGTCGGGCTCTATAGCGGTATTTGCTACCGTGGGGACCATTGCATCTGGCGGATATGAACGAACGATAAAAGAGCAGATCGCTCTTGCTGGCCATACTGGGGACTTGCAGATCTTTAATCAAGGTGGGCATGGCGTAGCTGAGGCCGTGGATGAAGAACCAGATTTCATAAAGACCAGTGCCAATGCACCGCGGGCCGATTATAGAGGACCTTCCTTAGATAACAAGGACTATAAGATCGACCGTACGCTCATGGATATCTATAATTTTAATTTTGATAAAAACCAGATGCTCTGTGATAGCAAGGATACAGAAGATTGCACGATGATGCAGATCAATTCTTCGGAAAACTATATCCGTTATCATTTGGTGAGTTTGCTGGAACAGATGCGTAAGACGGAAGGTGCTAAGCCATTGAAAGCGATGGTTTTAGGTTGTACGCATTATCCTTATCTGGTCAAGGAAATTAATCAGGTGTTAGGCGAGTTGAAGGAATATAAAGGGAATGATGGAGCGTATAAATACAAGGCTTTGATCGATAATGAAGTCCATATCATTGACCCATCTGTTTTTGTTGCCCGTGAATTATATGATGCCTTGGAAGAGCAGGAGCTGTTTAATTCCAAGGGGGATATGTTGAATAATTCGGAGTTTTATATCTCCGTTCCAAACCAAGATAATAAATCGGTTCAATTGGAGGGGGGAGAAGCTAGGTTTACCTACGACTATAAATATGGGAGGAAGGAAAATGAGATTCAGGAGTATGTGAAGGTTGTGCCTTTTGATCGAGGAAATATATCGGACATGACCTTGGAGAGGTTTAGGAACGTTATACCAAATACCTATGAGTTGATGCGTAACTTTTCAGAGGGCAATAGCAAGATGAAAGGACATGCTGAAGAGATCAGGATCAAGTAA
- a CDS encoding DEAD/DEAH box helicase, with protein sequence MNPFLELGIREEIVNAITELGFEKPSPIQEKAIPVLLTGNDDFVGLAQTGTGKTAAFGLPLLEQLDFSSKQPQALVLCPTRELCLQIARDLEKFAKYIDNVHVVAVYGGANIGDQLRQIRRGVQIVVATPGRMLDIIGRNAIDFSNVRYVVLDEADEMLNMGFQEDINNILSETPDDKKTWLFSATMPKEVRRIAQNYMNDPKELTVGTKNTGNENIEHQYFMIKAKDKYAAFKRIVDYYPEIFGIVFCRTKIETQEIAEALIKDGYNADSLHGDLSQQQRDKVMKRYRERNLQLLIATDVAARGIDVNDVTHVINYSLPDETENYTHRSGRTARAGKTGISISLINVKEMSKIRHIEKIIGKEFIRKQVPQGTEVCEKQLLSLVDKVHNVEVHEDQITAFLPQIMESLQDLSKEEVIKKFASLEFNRFLNYYQDAPDLNMEAREARGERGERGERRTGSKGYTRLFINLGSVDEFSRGDMLSYICNKGKISGKSVGKIDLKGVFTFFEVLDADVDSVFQGFKGVDFNGRDVRIEVSGDRPSSDRGGRRRSGGFGGGDRRDRGDRGGDRGGYRGGGSGRRDRGDRGGSGGGFRDFSGKRKDRESRNRY encoded by the coding sequence ATGAACCCATTTTTAGAACTGGGAATCCGTGAAGAGATTGTTAATGCCATCACTGAGTTAGGTTTCGAGAAACCTTCTCCCATCCAGGAAAAAGCCATTCCTGTATTACTGACTGGTAACGACGATTTTGTCGGATTAGCCCAAACAGGTACAGGGAAGACAGCGGCATTTGGTCTTCCACTTTTAGAACAACTAGACTTTTCATCAAAACAACCTCAAGCATTGGTTCTATGTCCAACGCGTGAGCTATGTTTGCAAATCGCAAGAGACCTAGAAAAATTTGCCAAGTACATCGATAACGTACATGTGGTTGCCGTTTATGGCGGTGCCAATATCGGTGATCAATTACGCCAGATTCGTCGTGGTGTTCAAATCGTTGTTGCCACTCCAGGAAGGATGTTGGATATCATTGGCCGTAATGCCATTGACTTCTCCAATGTTCGCTATGTAGTGCTTGACGAAGCTGACGAAATGTTGAACATGGGATTCCAAGAGGACATTAACAATATCCTTTCTGAAACTCCTGACGACAAAAAAACTTGGTTGTTTTCCGCAACCATGCCTAAAGAAGTGCGCCGTATCGCGCAGAACTACATGAACGACCCGAAAGAGTTGACTGTAGGAACCAAGAATACGGGTAACGAGAATATCGAGCACCAATACTTCATGATCAAGGCGAAAGACAAATACGCTGCTTTTAAACGTATCGTCGACTATTACCCTGAAATCTTTGGTATCGTATTCTGCCGTACTAAAATTGAAACGCAAGAAATCGCTGAAGCATTGATCAAAGACGGCTACAACGCCGACTCCCTGCACGGTGATCTTTCGCAACAGCAACGTGATAAAGTAATGAAACGCTATCGCGAACGCAACTTGCAATTATTGATTGCTACTGACGTTGCAGCTCGTGGTATCGACGTGAACGACGTAACACACGTAATCAACTATTCATTACCAGACGAAACTGAAAACTATACGCACCGTTCTGGTCGTACCGCTCGTGCCGGTAAAACTGGTATTTCGATCTCATTGATCAATGTGAAAGAAATGAGCAAAATCCGTCATATCGAAAAGATTATCGGAAAAGAATTTATCCGCAAACAAGTTCCTCAGGGTACTGAAGTATGTGAAAAACAATTGCTCTCTCTTGTTGACAAAGTACACAACGTAGAAGTACATGAAGATCAGATCACTGCTTTCTTACCTCAGATCATGGAAAGTTTGCAAGATCTTTCTAAAGAAGAAGTAATCAAAAAATTCGCTTCTTTGGAATTCAACAGATTCTTGAACTACTACCAAGATGCTCCTGACTTGAACATGGAAGCCCGCGAAGCAAGAGGCGAACGTGGTGAAAGAGGTGAGCGTCGTACTGGATCCAAAGGTTATACCCGTTTGTTTATCAACTTGGGATCGGTGGATGAGTTCAGCCGTGGAGACATGCTTTCTTACATCTGTAACAAAGGTAAGATCTCAGGTAAATCAGTTGGTAAAATAGACCTTAAAGGTGTATTCACTTTCTTCGAAGTACTTGATGCTGACGTAGACAGTGTATTCCAAGGATTCAAAGGTGTAGACTTTAACGGTAGAGACGTTAGAATCGAAGTTTCTGGCGACAGACCTTCATCAGACAGAGGCGGAAGACGTCGTTCTGGTGGTTTCGGCGGTGGTGACCGTAGAGACAGAGGTGATAGAGGTGGAGACAGAGGCGGATATCGCGGAGGTGGTTCTGGTCGTAGAGACAGGGGCGACAGAGGCGGATCTGGCGGTGGTTTCCGTGATTTCTCCGGAAAACGCAAAGACAGAGAGTCTAGAAACAGATATTAG
- a CDS encoding amino acid permease has translation MWYKKSITKLISEAEQSGEGTLKRTLSSSGLIALGIGAIIGAGLFSLTGIAAADHAGPAVMISFVIAAVGCAFAGLCYAEFASMIPVAGSAYTYSYATMGEFMAWIIGWDLVLEYALAAATVAVSWSQYVNELFLLIGVHLPQEVLAGPFEGGVINLPAIIIVCLLSLLLMRGTQESSFVNNILVVLKVAVVILFIVLGWQFIDPANHTPLIPTNEGEEMVKTGQMGFWEFWNSDYRGHYGWTGILQAAGVVFFAFIGFDAVSTAAQEAKDPKKGMPIGIIGSLIVCTILYVLFAYVMTGLAPYTVFSGDAKPVATAFEKTGYHFLNTAMIVTIIAGYTSVILVMLLGQSRVFYSMSKDGLLPKLFSDLSKRQTPWKTNLIFMIFVSLFAGFVPVSDLGHMVSIGTLFAFTLVCIGVLVLRKTNPKLERPFRTPLVPLVPILGILVCVLMMAGLPIESWERLGIWMAIGVAFYFLYGHKHSKIRKEKEAEASGTSE, from the coding sequence ATGTGGTATAAAAAATCTATTACAAAATTAATTTCTGAAGCTGAACAGAGCGGCGAAGGTACCCTGAAACGGACCTTGTCCAGTTCTGGCCTGATTGCTTTGGGGATTGGAGCCATTATCGGTGCGGGACTATTCTCTTTGACAGGGATTGCTGCTGCTGACCATGCTGGTCCCGCGGTAATGATATCTTTTGTTATTGCTGCGGTAGGCTGTGCATTTGCTGGGCTATGTTATGCGGAGTTTGCTTCCATGATTCCTGTTGCAGGAAGTGCCTACACCTATTCCTATGCGACCATGGGCGAGTTTATGGCTTGGATCATCGGTTGGGACCTTGTACTTGAATATGCTTTGGCTGCTGCTACCGTTGCGGTGAGCTGGTCGCAATATGTCAATGAGCTGTTCTTATTGATAGGGGTCCATCTCCCCCAGGAGGTGCTAGCAGGACCATTTGAAGGCGGGGTAATCAACTTGCCTGCCATTATCATCGTTTGTCTCTTGTCGCTGCTGCTGATGCGCGGAACGCAGGAGTCTTCCTTTGTCAATAACATCTTGGTTGTTTTGAAGGTGGCTGTGGTGATCTTGTTTATCGTATTGGGCTGGCAATTTATCGATCCTGCAAACCATACGCCATTGATCCCTACAAACGAAGGTGAGGAAATGGTGAAGACTGGGCAAATGGGATTCTGGGAGTTCTGGAATAGTGATTATCGGGGACACTATGGCTGGACAGGGATTCTACAGGCTGCAGGGGTTGTGTTCTTTGCATTTATTGGTTTTGATGCGGTAAGTACTGCTGCGCAGGAAGCGAAAGATCCTAAGAAAGGCATGCCTATCGGGATTATCGGTTCATTGATCGTTTGTACTATATTATATGTGCTGTTTGCTTATGTTATGACAGGTTTGGCACCTTACACTGTGTTCAGTGGTGATGCAAAACCCGTAGCGACGGCATTTGAAAAAACTGGCTATCATTTCTTGAATACGGCGATGATCGTGACAATCATTGCTGGATATACATCGGTGATCCTGGTGATGTTGTTGGGTCAGAGCCGCGTATTCTATTCGATGAGTAAGGATGGTCTGTTGCCTAAATTGTTCTCGGACCTTTCTAAACGTCAGACGCCTTGGAAAACAAACTTGATCTTTATGATCTTCGTAAGTTTGTTTGCTGGATTTGTGCCGGTTTCAGATCTAGGGCACATGGTAAGTATCGGAACATTATTTGCCTTTACATTAGTGTGTATCGGAGTGTTGGTGTTGCGTAAGACCAATCCGAAGCTTGAGCGTCCGTTTAGGACACCTTTGGTGCCTTTGGTGCCAATATTAGGTATCTTGGTGTGTGTGCTGATGATGGCGGGTCTTCCGATCGAGAGCTGGGAGCGTTTAGGAATCTGGATGGCAATCGGTGTTGCATTCTATTTCTTGTACGGACATAAACATTCCAAGATCAGGAAAGAGAAAGAAGCAGAAGCTTCTGGAACTTCTGAGTAA
- a CDS encoding KOW motif-containing protein, with protein MDTINNGDFCQVIAGTHKGKSGRVNDLHVSKTGHQTLTVEQDSGVRFKTLLKNVVKLLEG; from the coding sequence ATGGACACGATAAATAATGGGGATTTTTGTCAAGTAATCGCAGGGACCCATAAAGGGAAATCGGGTAGGGTGAATGATCTGCATGTAAGCAAGACCGGACATCAAACCCTTACGGTGGAACAGGATTCAGGAGTACGCTTTAAGACACTATTGAAAAATGTAGTCAAATTGTTGGAAGGCTAA
- a CDS encoding OmpA family protein, with amino-acid sequence MKTLYFKKVSALAAAVLISSATFAQTNTATVEGTTTLGPTTQYRTWSIGVNAGVLNQSNIFGFNRAGFDKLNHNVGYSAYVKNQISPSFGIKAQYMGGKVGGVNETAGAAISEFETKMPWSAALSGEFTMANTNWRFFNSIIKPYFAVGVGAMSFETTTKIGETSTTAESQTKLFVPVDAGFKFAVAKGINIDLGYQLNWANQNFDGVRGDQYKNDLFSYAHAGLEVALGDGSKPYLGNSNPVATMAARYDELKAERDALVAANEKLQSNMDEINAGLEDSDGDGVANKFDKCPDTPAGTKVDGSGCPLPEAKHETKVIEKIVVTEEDRKVVDEAIKNLEFDLSKATIRPSSYESLNRVAALLIEKNFSLKLAGHTDNTGSLQLNLRLSKERAESVKAYLVSKGANASRIEATGYGPNQPIATNSTPEGRQLNRRVEFTLF; translated from the coding sequence ATGAAAACACTTTACTTTAAAAAAGTTAGCGCATTAGCTGCTGCTGTTTTAATCTCTTCTGCTACTTTCGCTCAAACCAACACAGCTACCGTTGAAGGCACGACTACTTTAGGTCCAACTACCCAGTACAGAACTTGGTCCATCGGAGTAAATGCAGGGGTCCTTAATCAATCAAACATTTTCGGCTTCAACAGAGCTGGATTCGATAAATTAAACCACAACGTAGGTTACTCTGCGTATGTTAAGAACCAAATCTCCCCATCTTTCGGAATTAAAGCTCAATACATGGGCGGTAAAGTTGGCGGTGTCAATGAAACTGCTGGCGCAGCAATTTCCGAGTTTGAAACTAAAATGCCTTGGTCAGCAGCCCTATCTGGTGAGTTCACTATGGCAAATACAAACTGGAGGTTCTTCAACAGTATCATCAAACCTTACTTCGCTGTCGGTGTAGGTGCAATGAGTTTCGAAACCACTACGAAAATCGGTGAAACTTCAACTACTGCAGAATCTCAAACAAAACTTTTCGTTCCAGTTGACGCTGGTTTCAAATTCGCAGTGGCGAAAGGAATCAACATCGACTTGGGTTACCAGTTGAACTGGGCAAACCAAAACTTTGATGGAGTTCGTGGTGATCAATACAAAAACGACCTGTTCTCCTATGCACATGCTGGTCTAGAGGTTGCATTGGGTGACGGAAGCAAACCTTACCTTGGAAACTCAAACCCTGTGGCAACAATGGCTGCAAGATATGATGAGTTAAAAGCAGAGCGTGATGCTTTGGTTGCTGCAAATGAAAAATTACAGTCCAACATGGATGAAATCAATGCTGGCTTAGAAGATAGTGATGGCGACGGTGTTGCTAACAAATTTGACAAATGTCCAGATACTCCTGCAGGAACTAAAGTTGACGGTTCAGGATGTCCACTTCCAGAAGCTAAACACGAGACCAAAGTGATTGAGAAAATCGTAGTGACTGAAGAAGATAGAAAAGTTGTTGATGAAGCTATCAAAAACTTGGAATTTGACTTGAGCAAAGCTACTATCCGCCCTTCATCTTACGAATCATTGAATAGAGTTGCAGCTTTATTGATCGAGAAAAACTTCAGCTTAAAACTTGCCGGTCACACCGATAACACAGGTTCACTTCAATTGAACTTACGTTTGTCAAAAGAACGTGCAGAATCAGTTAAAGCTTACTTAGTATCTAAAGGTGCCAATGCATCACGTATCGAAGCTACAGGTTATGGTCCTAACCAACCTATCGCTACCAACAGTACGCCAGAAGGACGTCAGTTGAACAGACGTGTTGAATTTACCTTATTCTAG